The Paenibacillus tianjinensis genome has a window encoding:
- a CDS encoding DUF6449 domain-containing protein, whose product MTRSRFFFNSSVIRQNLRQHGWIGIIYTLALLFALPLQMFMNGDPNAKPQTVQNLFFVGGEIQMLFVVTVPVAAGLFLFRYLQAKMPSDLWHSLPLRREHLLVSHTVSGLILLLVPIWLTGAVTAIVQPLDSNMYIYTGSDVLEWCLTLSILTLFLFIFSMFVGICTGQTVLQGAVIYILLLLPVMLLQLVNEHFGMYLYGYPRWYGAQAHMEVWSPILHMIYVNTNAFSAGDLWMYSALSVLLFALSVILYRRRHGEKAGQAIAFTYFNPLFKAGVMFCAMLISGTYFAQLKQLQLGWIIAGNLAGALIGYIAAEMIIRKTWQILTRRVPLEFAGYTLLLGLLLYIPVSGISGYENRVPALEKIEGVYAGSDYAANDAYLNNTNPNISKEDPFTKDRNYIEAVRKLHLAVAAARPEIPANNSYSDYRQFYLSYRLDNGRIVQRSYLIPTAGFEPELKAVMESEGYKRKAYMLSRLDGDIEGFRLDNYNKALSLSDPQEVKEFKEILKREILNMTYEDQNQRLLQPPYASIQIMSKPDATGYQLYYAYEWQSSFKELGAWLEQKGYADRIRTQPGDIASAEIILDNYNDQLPAAERYDAERHLQLARSEKRSAVIQDADAIADILENQRYYKAESGDYLVKLVYKEGRTDYVTLQKQDLTPAVKAILP is encoded by the coding sequence ATGACGCGCAGCCGATTCTTCTTTAACAGCAGCGTGATCCGCCAGAATTTGCGCCAGCACGGCTGGATCGGAATTATTTATACCCTTGCTCTTCTATTCGCACTGCCGCTGCAGATGTTCATGAACGGTGACCCGAATGCCAAACCGCAGACGGTACAGAATCTGTTCTTCGTCGGCGGAGAGATTCAGATGCTGTTCGTCGTTACGGTTCCTGTAGCTGCCGGTTTATTCCTGTTCCGTTATCTGCAGGCCAAAATGCCGTCTGATCTGTGGCATAGCCTCCCGCTGCGCCGGGAGCATCTGCTGGTGTCCCATACGGTGAGCGGTCTGATTCTGCTGTTGGTTCCCATCTGGCTGACGGGTGCTGTTACTGCCATAGTGCAGCCGCTGGATAGTAATATGTACATTTATACTGGATCGGATGTCTTGGAATGGTGCCTGACGCTAAGTATCCTTACGCTGTTCCTGTTTATCTTCAGCATGTTTGTTGGCATCTGTACCGGACAAACGGTGCTTCAGGGGGCGGTGATCTACATCCTGCTGCTTCTGCCTGTCATGCTGCTCCAATTGGTCAATGAACATTTCGGGATGTACCTGTACGGTTATCCCAGATGGTACGGGGCGCAGGCGCATATGGAAGTATGGTCCCCGATTCTGCATATGATCTACGTGAATACTAATGCCTTCAGCGCCGGTGATCTGTGGATGTATTCGGCCTTGTCTGTCCTGTTATTTGCGCTGTCTGTTATACTGTACCGCAGACGCCACGGGGAAAAGGCAGGCCAGGCGATTGCCTTTACGTATTTCAATCCGCTGTTCAAAGCGGGGGTCATGTTCTGTGCGATGCTGATCTCCGGCACCTATTTCGCCCAGCTTAAGCAGCTGCAGCTTGGCTGGATCATCGCGGGCAACCTGGCCGGAGCGCTTATCGGCTACATTGCGGCGGAGATGATCATCCGCAAAACCTGGCAGATTCTAACCCGCCGGGTGCCGCTGGAATTTGCCGGTTATACATTGCTGCTGGGTCTGCTGCTGTATATTCCGGTCTCAGGAATCTCCGGCTATGAGAACCGGGTGCCGGCTCTTGAGAAGATTGAAGGTGTTTATGCAGGAAGTGATTATGCGGCTAATGATGCATATTTGAATAATACCAATCCGAATATCAGCAAGGAGGATCCGTTCACTAAGGATCGGAACTATATCGAGGCTGTACGCAAGCTGCATCTTGCCGTGGCCGCTGCACGCCCGGAGATTCCGGCGAATAATTCATACTCGGATTACCGGCAATTCTATCTGTCCTACCGGCTTGATAACGGGCGGATCGTACAGCGTTCCTACCTGATTCCCACTGCCGGGTTTGAACCGGAGCTCAAGGCCGTGATGGAGAGTGAGGGATACAAACGCAAAGCGTATATGCTGTCCCGGCTTGATGGGGACATCGAAGGCTTCCGCTTAGATAACTACAATAAAGCGCTGAGCCTTTCGGACCCGCAGGAGGTTAAGGAATTCAAAGAAATTCTGAAACGGGAAATTCTGAATATGACCTATGAGGATCAGAACCAGAGGCTTCTCCAGCCGCCATATGCGTCAATCCAAATCATGAGTAAGCCGGATGCTACCGGGTATCAGCTCTACTACGCCTACGAATGGCAGTCCTCCTTCAAGGAGCTGGGAGCGTGGCTGGAGCAGAAGGGGTACGCCGATAGAATCCGTACCCAACCAGGTGATATTGCATCTGCAGAGATCATTCTGGATAATTACAATGACCAGCTTCCTGCTGCTGAGCGATATGATGCTGAGCGTCACCTGCAGCTGGCCCGCAGCGAGAAACGTTCGGCTGTGATCCAAGATGCTGACGCTATTGCCGATATCCTGGAGAATCAGCGCTATTATAAAGCGGAGAGTGGCGATTACCTGGTGAAGCTGGTCTATAAAGAGGGCAGAACGGATTATGTTACATTGCAGAAACAAGACTTAACACCAGCGGTTAAAGCTATCCTCCCATAA
- a CDS encoding nucleotidyltransferase domain-containing protein, giving the protein MSEIHKEIVRQLRSIEAEENVRILYACESGSRAWGFPSKDSDYDVRFLYLRRPEAYLSILEPRDVIERPISDLLDINGWDLKKGLTLFRKSNPPLLEWLQSCIRYEENYTVAESIRKLSPLGFSPKSCIYHYLNMARGNYRTYLQGSEVKIKKYFYVLRPLLACAWIEKYNEVPPLEFSVLVEELIPAGTLLRETVNNLLIRKMSGDELNLEPRLEVINTYLEQQIAYFEEAASRFGPGDGVSYEVLDELFRAALAEVWGEDSLWTAGVSRRSRN; this is encoded by the coding sequence ATGTCTGAAATTCATAAAGAGATTGTGCGCCAGCTGCGTTCGATTGAAGCGGAAGAGAATGTGCGTATTCTGTATGCCTGTGAGTCGGGCAGCCGGGCCTGGGGCTTTCCGTCCAAGGACAGCGACTACGATGTCCGGTTCCTATACTTGCGCCGGCCGGAGGCTTATCTGTCGATCCTGGAGCCGAGAGATGTGATCGAACGGCCAATCAGCGATCTGCTGGATATTAACGGCTGGGATTTGAAGAAAGGCCTGACGTTGTTCCGCAAATCCAATCCGCCGCTGCTGGAGTGGCTGCAGTCCTGTATCCGTTATGAAGAAAACTACACGGTGGCAGAGAGCATCCGCAAGCTTTCGCCGCTGGGGTTTTCACCTAAGTCATGTATCTATCACTATCTGAACATGGCACGGGGCAACTATCGCACCTATCTGCAGGGCAGCGAGGTCAAAATCAAAAAATATTTCTATGTGCTCCGCCCGCTGCTGGCCTGTGCCTGGATAGAGAAATACAATGAGGTTCCGCCATTGGAATTTTCCGTCCTGGTAGAGGAGCTCATTCCGGCAGGCACCCTCCTGAGAGAGACTGTGAACAACCTGCTGATCCGCAAAATGTCAGGCGATGAACTGAATCTGGAGCCGCGCCTTGAAGTGATAAATACATATTTGGAGCAGCAAATCGCCTATTTTGAAGAAGCGGCCTCCCGGTTTGGTCCGGGGGACGGCGTATCGTATGAAGTGCTGGATGAGCTGTTCCGCGCGGCGCTGGCAGAGGTATGGGGAGAAGATAGCTTATGGACCGCTGGGGTAAGCCGGCGGAGCCGCAACTAA
- a CDS encoding mismatch-specific DNA-glycosylase, which produces MEEVPDHLEHGLQIVFIGFNPSIRSGELGHHYANPRNNFWRILHQSGLTPRLYEASEDGELLKLGYGFTNIVARPTVGAEDITREEYTEGRELLRGKLALYRPEIACFVGKGVYTEFSRRTKAEWGFQQTEPVVDGVREFVAPSSSGLVRMPMQEIVNIYRRLYDFTHEGV; this is translated from the coding sequence ATGGAGGAAGTACCGGATCACCTGGAGCACGGTCTGCAGATTGTCTTTATCGGCTTTAACCCGAGCATCCGCTCAGGAGAGCTGGGGCATCATTATGCGAACCCGCGCAATAACTTCTGGCGGATTCTTCACCAGTCGGGTCTGACGCCGCGCCTGTACGAGGCCTCGGAGGATGGAGAGCTGCTGAAGCTGGGTTATGGCTTTACGAATATTGTCGCCCGTCCGACGGTAGGCGCGGAGGATATCACCCGGGAGGAATATACTGAAGGGCGTGAGCTGCTACGCGGGAAGCTGGCTCTGTACCGTCCGGAGATTGCCTGCTTTGTTGGCAAAGGGGTCTATACGGAGTTCAGCCGCAGAACCAAGGCGGAGTGGGGGTTCCAGCAGACAGAGCCGGTAGTTGATGGTGTGCGCGAGTTTGTTGCCCCTTCCTCCAGCGGTCTGGTCCGGATGCCGATGCAGGAGATTGTGAATATTTACCGCAGATTATACGACTTTACCCATGAGGGGGTTTGA
- a CDS encoding MraY family glycosyltransferase: MLYVLSFLVSFFIVYLLIPPLGKLAFWLDFVDRPRQDVERKIHREPIPLTASYAIFIGFFITYLLFARDFSLETLALFIGGVLLLTIGTIDDWYKTKGKDFPALPKFIVQIAAAVLVFLSGNAFTGFINPFSGDYISLPFILQFVLTIVWIFGVTTVINFSDGMDGLAGGLTAISAITLFIVALMKGQSASAIMAISLVGVTLAYLRFNKAPAKIFMGDAGATFLGFILAVIALDGAFKQATVLSLFIPILAMGVPIFDNIFVVIKRFIQGKAIYQADASQVHYRLLKAGLNQKQVVAVLYLVSVCLSLSSIILLLIET, encoded by the coding sequence ATTTTATACGTTTTATCGTTCCTGGTGTCATTTTTCATCGTTTACCTGCTCATCCCTCCGCTTGGCAAGCTTGCGTTCTGGCTTGATTTTGTGGACAGGCCCCGGCAGGATGTCGAACGTAAAATCCATAGGGAGCCTATTCCTCTGACAGCCAGCTATGCGATATTTATCGGTTTTTTCATTACATACCTGCTGTTTGCCCGGGATTTCTCGCTGGAGACGCTCGCCCTCTTCATCGGCGGGGTGCTTCTGCTCACTATAGGTACTATCGATGACTGGTACAAGACAAAAGGCAAGGATTTCCCTGCGCTGCCCAAATTTATCGTACAGATTGCGGCGGCCGTTCTTGTGTTCTTGTCCGGCAATGCTTTTACCGGGTTCATCAACCCGTTCTCAGGGGACTACATTTCCCTGCCGTTCATTTTGCAGTTCGTGCTGACGATCGTCTGGATCTTCGGTGTCACTACGGTCATTAATTTCTCCGACGGCATGGACGGCCTGGCTGGAGGACTTACGGCAATCTCAGCAATCACGCTGTTCATCGTTGCGCTCATGAAGGGCCAGTCCGCATCCGCCATCATGGCCATTTCTCTGGTCGGTGTGACCCTGGCCTACTTACGCTTTAACAAGGCACCTGCCAAAATTTTTATGGGTGATGCCGGCGCTACCTTCCTCGGTTTTATCCTGGCGGTAATCGCACTGGACGGAGCCTTTAAGCAGGCTACTGTGCTGTCGCTGTTCATCCCGATTCTGGCAATGGGCGTGCCGATCTTCGATAATATTTTTGTCGTAATCAAACGGTTCATTCAAGGCAAAGCGATCTATCAGGCCGATGCCAGCCAGGTACACTACCGGCTGCTCAAAGCCGGATTGAACCAGAAGCAGGTTGTTGCTGTGTTGTATCTGGTCAGCGTCTGCCTGTCCCTGTCCTCGATCATTCTGCTGTTAATTGAAACCTGA
- a CDS encoding YjjG family noncanonical pyrimidine nucleotidase — MKYDVILFDADDTLFDYGMAEGQAFLNVFTHFGLPTGADEYAASYQTINRALWADLEAGRITSAALRVERFNRLFAAHQLDLNPEEFSEAYLRFLGEGTFLIQGAVELCEELAACRLAIITNGIKEVQLSRIKGSPLADTFEQIIISEEAGYQKPATGIFDYAFEKLGITDKRRVLIVGDSLTSDIQGGINYGIDTCWFNPLGKANSAGIMPTYEIRELAALPEIVHE, encoded by the coding sequence ATGAAATACGATGTAATTTTATTTGATGCGGACGATACGCTGTTTGATTACGGAATGGCTGAGGGGCAGGCTTTCCTGAATGTATTTACCCATTTCGGGCTGCCGACCGGAGCCGATGAGTATGCGGCCAGCTACCAGACCATCAACCGGGCGTTGTGGGCGGATCTGGAAGCGGGGCGGATTACCTCCGCTGCGCTGCGGGTGGAGCGGTTTAACCGGCTGTTTGCTGCCCATCAGCTCGATTTGAACCCGGAGGAATTCAGCGAGGCCTATTTGCGGTTTCTGGGAGAAGGTACGTTTCTGATTCAAGGTGCGGTAGAGCTATGCGAGGAGCTGGCGGCCTGCAGACTGGCGATTATTACAAATGGAATCAAGGAAGTGCAGCTGTCCAGAATCAAGGGGTCGCCGCTTGCGGACACTTTTGAGCAGATAATCATTTCTGAGGAAGCGGGTTATCAAAAGCCGGCCACCGGCATTTTCGACTATGCTTTTGAGAAGCTGGGGATTACGGATAAGCGCAGGGTGCTGATTGTCGGGGACTCGCTGACTTCGGATATCCAGGGCGGAATCAACTACGGCATCGATACCTGCTGGTTCAACCCGCTGGGCAAAGCTAACAGTGCAGGGATTATGCCGACCTACGAAATCCGTGAGCTGGCTGCACTGCCGGAGATTGTCCATGAATAG
- a CDS encoding ring-cleaving dioxygenase: MSLTLKGLHHVSAITARAPENYKFYTEVLGLRLIKKTVNQDDISVYHLFYGDEAGNPGTELTFFELPNAGRNRDGNNSISTLSLRVPDDQALDYWKQRFTELNVEHETIAERGGRQTLGFRDHEGQRFLLVSDQNNQGVAGDKPWADSPVPAEYGIIGLGPAHLTVENAEHTALILEDLLGFRRKGSYPSPVDGQPDVVVFETGEGGSGAEVHLEERTDLPQERLGRGGVHHVAFRVDNEEELKLWIERIRTVQLPNSGFVDRFYFRSLYFREPNGILFELATDGPGFATDEPMEHLGESLALPPFLEDKRAQIEAHLKPLNTRQQA; the protein is encoded by the coding sequence ATGAGTTTAACATTAAAAGGCCTTCACCATGTATCTGCGATTACAGCCAGAGCGCCGGAGAATTACAAATTCTACACCGAAGTGCTTGGGCTGCGACTGATCAAAAAAACCGTGAACCAGGATGACATCTCGGTCTATCACCTATTCTACGGCGATGAAGCAGGCAATCCCGGCACAGAGCTGACCTTCTTCGAGCTTCCGAACGCCGGACGCAACCGTGACGGCAACAACAGCATCTCCACACTGTCGCTGCGCGTGCCGGATGATCAGGCACTCGACTATTGGAAGCAGCGGTTTACAGAACTTAACGTAGAGCACGAGACCATCGCTGAACGCGGCGGCCGCCAGACGCTGGGCTTCCGTGATCATGAGGGGCAGCGGTTCCTGCTCGTATCCGATCAGAACAATCAGGGCGTTGCCGGAGACAAGCCATGGGCGGACAGCCCGGTACCGGCCGAATACGGTATTATTGGGCTCGGACCCGCTCATCTCACCGTCGAGAATGCTGAGCATACCGCACTCATCCTGGAGGATCTCTTGGGGTTCCGCCGCAAAGGAAGCTATCCATCACCTGTAGACGGACAGCCGGATGTCGTGGTATTTGAAACCGGAGAAGGCGGCTCCGGCGCTGAGGTGCATCTGGAAGAGCGCACCGATCTGCCGCAGGAGCGGCTCGGCCGGGGCGGCGTGCATCATGTCGCCTTCCGGGTCGACAATGAGGAGGAACTCAAGCTGTGGATCGAGCGCATCCGCACCGTCCAGCTGCCTAATTCCGGCTTCGTTGACCGATTTTACTTCCGTTCCCTGTACTTCCGCGAACCCAATGGCATTTTGTTCGAGCTGGCTACGGACGGGCCCGGTTTTGCCACCGACGAGCCTATGGAGCATCTTGGCGAATCCCTTGCCCTTCCGCCGTTTCTGGAAGACAAACGCGCCCAGATTGAAGCCCATCTCAAGCCGCTAAATACCCGTCAGCAGGCTTGA
- a CDS encoding AAC(3) family N-acetyltransferase: MHTEASLLKQLKELGINPRGTLLVHSSFKSIGPVQGGADTVLDVLSVYMKDGLLVLPTHTWSYIDASHPRFSVEESPVCVGILPELFRRRPGVIRSWHPTHSVAALGRDAEAFTAGDHRWDTPCARGSVYGKLLDRSAEIMLLGVDLRRNTFIHGIEEWVDIPGRMTDEPELLYTITPDGTEIPVPSRRHCGLSWSQHFWKVEQVLEDGGALRKGRFGDAAVMICGAVETTDILSRMLAENPDLFGDNEPLHGQPVPEPLPKTKRGLPE, encoded by the coding sequence ATGCATACCGAAGCCAGCCTCTTGAAGCAGCTAAAGGAGCTTGGAATTAATCCGCGGGGGACACTGCTGGTTCATTCTTCATTCAAAAGCATCGGCCCCGTGCAGGGTGGTGCAGATACGGTGCTGGATGTGCTGTCAGTGTATATGAAGGATGGACTGCTCGTCCTGCCTACGCATACCTGGTCGTATATTGATGCTAGTCATCCGCGGTTTTCTGTGGAGGAATCGCCTGTCTGTGTCGGCATTCTGCCAGAGCTGTTCCGGCGGCGCCCGGGTGTCATCCGTTCCTGGCATCCGACCCATTCCGTGGCTGCCCTCGGCAGGGATGCCGAGGCTTTCACTGCCGGAGATCACCGCTGGGATACCCCATGTGCCCGGGGGTCGGTCTACGGCAAGCTGCTGGACCGGAGCGCGGAGATTATGCTGCTTGGCGTGGATCTGCGGCGCAATACGTTCATTCACGGCATTGAGGAATGGGTAGACATTCCCGGCAGAATGACCGATGAGCCTGAGCTGCTGTACACAATCACTCCCGACGGCACGGAAATTCCCGTGCCGTCACGCAGACATTGCGGTCTGTCATGGTCCCAGCATTTCTGGAAGGTAGAGCAGGTTCTGGAGGATGGGGGAGCCTTGCGCAAAGGCCGCTTTGGAGATGCGGCTGTTATGATCTGCGGCGCTGTAGAAACTACGGATATTCTGAGCAGGATGCTGGCGGAGAACCCTGATCTGTTCGGTGACAACGAGCCTTTGCACGGTCAGCCGGTACCCGAGCCGCTGCCCAAGACGAAACGGGGGCTCCCGGAATAA
- a CDS encoding RtcB family protein, producing the protein MNRNSKAHGSNHYELELPHGALHVFANQEIYESFEDKVFEMADNNLRIPRNKYMAYTPDAHVGVGTCIGTTAVWNMKDGMVSPSIVGVDIGCGMRVHTTPLHKRDLQDKEVRRKLIETIEKYVPTNERVNSNYQDIDIMEVVRSGLKGLPDKYIPSPQWITHVEESNFSYDHAALEMLPPKIRKNAHGQLGTLGSGNHFCEIQYLEIAEEYKELAAKWGLVDGGVVVMIHSGSRAWGAMVGREHTRTIKEAMHLWGVSNPDPNLNYAPISSREGQTYLNLMYSALNFAVTNRHMIAFGVQEAFRELYGPQFQMPVLYDLMHNYALKEFHRGQPMLVHRKGATRALPPGHFLNTPVYKATGHPALIPGSMGTASYIMLGRDEGVKNFYSICHGAGRLRSRRATRLAVTVDEFSQSLRVGTDDEIVVNHRSLDTILDECPQAYKDVDQIIDSITGAGLADVVAKCKPMAVIKGI; encoded by the coding sequence ATGAACCGGAACAGTAAGGCACACGGCAGTAACCATTATGAGCTTGAGCTCCCGCATGGAGCGCTGCATGTGTTTGCCAATCAGGAGATTTACGAGTCGTTTGAGGATAAGGTATTTGAGATGGCTGACAACAATTTGCGGATTCCGCGCAATAAATACATGGCTTATACCCCGGATGCGCATGTCGGCGTCGGGACCTGCATCGGCACAACGGCGGTGTGGAATATGAAGGACGGTATGGTGTCACCTTCAATTGTTGGTGTAGACATCGGCTGCGGGATGCGCGTGCACACGACACCGCTGCACAAGCGGGATCTGCAGGACAAGGAAGTCCGCCGCAAGCTGATCGAAACGATTGAAAAATATGTGCCGACCAACGAACGCGTCAACAGCAATTATCAAGACATCGATATTATGGAGGTTGTGCGCAGCGGGCTGAAGGGACTGCCGGACAAATACATTCCCTCACCCCAGTGGATTACGCATGTGGAGGAAAGTAATTTCAGTTATGACCATGCGGCTCTGGAGATGCTTCCGCCTAAGATCCGCAAGAACGCCCATGGCCAGTTAGGGACGCTGGGGAGCGGCAATCATTTTTGTGAGATTCAATATTTGGAGATTGCTGAAGAGTATAAGGAGCTGGCGGCGAAGTGGGGGCTGGTTGACGGAGGGGTTGTCGTAATGATTCACTCCGGCTCACGCGCCTGGGGAGCGATGGTAGGACGGGAGCATACCCGAACAATTAAAGAAGCCATGCATTTATGGGGAGTAAGCAACCCCGACCCCAACCTGAATTACGCGCCGATCAGCAGCCGTGAAGGCCAGACTTATCTGAATCTGATGTACTCTGCACTGAATTTTGCGGTAACGAACCGGCATATGATTGCGTTCGGGGTGCAGGAAGCCTTCCGTGAGCTGTACGGTCCGCAGTTTCAGATGCCGGTGCTGTATGACCTGATGCACAACTACGCGCTGAAGGAATTCCACCGCGGCCAGCCGATGCTGGTGCACCGCAAAGGGGCGACCCGGGCGCTGCCGCCGGGGCATTTTCTCAATACGCCGGTATATAAGGCAACCGGACATCCGGCGCTGATTCCCGGCTCGATGGGTACCGCCTCGTACATTATGCTGGGCCGGGACGAAGGTGTGAAGAACTTCTACTCCATCTGCCATGGAGCCGGACGGCTGCGTTCCAGAAGAGCCACCCGGCTGGCGGTGACGGTGGATGAATTCAGCCAATCCCTGCGGGTTGGTACGGATGACGAGATCGTCGTGAACCACCGTTCCCTGGACACCATTCTCGATGAATGCCCGCAGGCATACAAGGATGTGGACCAGATCATCGACAGTATCACGGGTGCCGGACTGGCAGATGTGGTGGCGAAGTGTAAGCCGATGGCCGTCATCAAAGGAATTTAG